In Geminocystis sp. NIES-3709, a single genomic region encodes these proteins:
- a CDS encoding cache domain-containing protein encodes MDTEYINNRNKTKKIFNESLTKKTLIKTVISVGIITIVCNGLGFIYLMKKVKDHAIKNVRIYTEVVVKKESQIFLDSQKNNQNMKTFITQELGVNSVQDIEKFNKILVRRKDGTIRNLQPFDDQNTPGVFLGKNVLINDEMKERVIDFFHIVKSFGRAWENHFVNTYIQIPENGIVIYMPNYPWTEKATSDKIVTTDESFQITTKKNNPSRKTVWTSIYYDATLEDWMVSSVTPIDDTKGNHIGTIGHDILISELQKSTLEEKINGTENVIFDRNGRFIVHPDLMEEIKQSDGNITIDDMIKKTGNKTYDWSVFFELMKSIDLEAPITEGALLHSEKNQEYYVVSQIDGADWYWVTIVPQ; translated from the coding sequence ATGGATACAGAATACATTAATAATCGAAACAAAACTAAAAAGATTTTTAATGAATCTTTAACAAAAAAAACTCTTATTAAAACAGTTATTTCCGTAGGGATAATAACGATTGTTTGTAATGGTTTAGGATTTATTTATTTAATGAAAAAAGTTAAAGATCACGCCATTAAAAATGTTAGAATTTATACAGAAGTAGTGGTCAAAAAAGAAAGTCAAATTTTCTTAGATTCTCAAAAAAATAATCAGAACATGAAAACATTTATAACGCAAGAGTTGGGAGTGAATTCTGTTCAAGATATTGAGAAATTTAATAAAATTTTAGTCAGAAGAAAAGATGGTACTATTCGAAATCTTCAGCCTTTTGATGATCAAAACACTCCCGGAGTTTTTCTAGGAAAAAATGTGCTGATCAATGATGAGATGAAAGAGCGAGTGATTGATTTTTTTCACATCGTTAAATCCTTTGGCAGAGCATGGGAAAATCATTTTGTTAATACCTATATTCAAATTCCTGAAAATGGCATTGTAATTTATATGCCTAACTATCCTTGGACAGAAAAAGCTACATCAGATAAAATAGTTACCACTGACGAGTCTTTTCAAATTACCACTAAAAAAAATAATCCCTCCAGAAAAACGGTTTGGACAAGTATTTATTATGATGCAACCCTAGAAGATTGGATGGTTTCTAGTGTCACTCCCATTGATGATACAAAAGGGAATCATATCGGTACTATTGGTCATGATATTCTCATTAGCGAATTACAAAAAAGCACTTTAGAAGAAAAAATAAATGGTACAGAAAATGTTATTTTCGATCGAAATGGAAGGTTTATTGTACATCCAGATTTAATGGAAGAAATTAAACAAAGTGATGGAAATATAACTATAGATGACATGATCAAAAAAACAGGAAATAAAACCTATGATTGGTCAGTTTTTTTTGAGTTAATGAAATCTATTGATCTGGAAGCACCCATCACAGAAGGAGCACTGTTACATAGTGAAAAAAATCAAGAATATTATGTTGTTAGTCAAATAGATGGTGCTGATTGGTATTGGGTGACGATCGTTCCTCAATAG
- a CDS encoding response regulator: protein MYKILLVEDNEMNRDMLSRRLKRKGYEIIIAVDGNEGIEKAISEKPDLILMDMSLPIIDGWTATQQLKQKEDTKSTPIIALTAHAMAGDHQKAIDAGCDDYDTKPIELPRLLSKIEFFLS, encoded by the coding sequence ATGTACAAGATTTTATTAGTAGAAGATAATGAAATGAATCGTGATATGTTATCTCGTAGATTAAAACGAAAAGGCTATGAAATTATTATTGCTGTTGATGGTAATGAAGGCATTGAAAAAGCTATCTCAGAAAAACCCGATTTAATATTGATGGATATGAGCTTACCTATCATTGACGGTTGGACAGCAACTCAACAATTAAAACAAAAAGAGGACACTAAATCTACTCCCATTATTGCCTTAACGGCTCACGCTATGGCTGGAGATCATCAAAAAGCCATCGATGCTGGATGTGATGACTATGATACAAAACCAATTGAATTACCAAGATTATTAAGTAAAATAGAGTTTTTTCTTTCTTAA
- a CDS encoding response regulator, with amino-acid sequence MVVVGILSLTAIIIIIYSLIKKEIEKPLTELMSATDRIAQGNLDFQIEINRKDELGHLGFLFNQMAQKLQESFAFLATTNQELETRVKNRTHQLEEAKEIAEEANRAKSSFLANMSHELRTPLNAIIGYSELLEEEAEDMGEEEFVEDLKKIQGAGKHLLGLINDILDISKIEAGKMELYLEHFEISKIIQEIVVTIQPLMEKNNNVFEVNYSDNLGFMTADITKIRQNMFNLLSNASKFTKDGVITMTIDRYVKDNKDWILFEIKDTGIGMNPSQQAKLFNAFSQADASTTRKYGGTGLGLTITKKFTEMMGGYILLDSEEGKGTTFTSHIPAEVTDIKSEIQKVTIELSTDESNIEQPMKKILVIDDDISTHDVITHFLSDGHFQITSTTNPAEALQLARQIKPDVIILDVVMPKIDGWSVLSQLKADPDLASIPVVMATFLSDRSMGYTLGATDYLTKPLNQNQLKNILGKYNSLSEKTIMIVDDDETTRKMMRRLLEKEGWQVVEAQDGEDGLNKIKINIPKLILLDLMMPKIDGFQFVSLLRQNPDWAKIPVIIISAKDISEKERQQLNSYVEDIIKKGAYDRQSLLKEIHHLIEQATS; translated from the coding sequence ATGGTAGTGGTAGGAATTTTATCTTTAACCGCTATCATTATTATTATCTATTCTTTGATTAAAAAAGAGATTGAAAAACCGCTTACAGAATTAATGTCTGCAACCGATCGTATTGCTCAAGGAAATTTAGATTTTCAGATAGAAATTAATCGCAAAGATGAATTAGGACATCTAGGATTTTTGTTTAATCAAATGGCACAAAAATTACAGGAATCTTTTGCATTTTTAGCGACAACAAATCAAGAATTAGAAACAAGAGTAAAAAATCGTACTCATCAATTAGAAGAAGCCAAAGAAATCGCCGAAGAAGCAAATCGTGCGAAAAGTTCATTTTTAGCCAATATGAGTCACGAATTAAGAACTCCTTTAAATGCCATTATCGGTTATAGCGAGTTATTAGAAGAAGAAGCCGAAGACATGGGAGAAGAAGAATTTGTCGAAGATTTAAAAAAAATACAGGGTGCTGGAAAACATTTATTAGGTTTAATTAATGATATTTTAGATATTTCTAAAATTGAAGCCGGAAAGATGGAATTATACTTAGAACATTTTGAAATAAGCAAAATTATTCAAGAAATTGTTGTTACAATTCAACCCTTAATGGAAAAAAATAATAATGTCTTTGAAGTTAATTATTCTGATAATTTGGGATTTATGACGGCAGATATTACCAAAATTAGACAAAATATGTTTAATTTGTTGAGTAATGCTAGTAAATTTACTAAAGATGGAGTAATTACTATGACGATCGATCGTTATGTCAAAGATAACAAAGATTGGATTTTATTTGAAATTAAAGATACTGGTATTGGCATGAATCCGAGCCAACAAGCCAAATTATTTAATGCTTTTTCTCAAGCGGATGCTTCTACCACTAGGAAATATGGTGGTACTGGTTTAGGTTTAACTATTACTAAAAAATTTACGGAGATGATGGGAGGTTATATTCTTTTAGACAGTGAAGAAGGAAAAGGAACTACATTTACATCTCATATACCTGCCGAAGTCACGGACATTAAATCCGAGATTCAAAAAGTTACGATCGAATTATCTACCGATGAATCGAATATTGAACAACCCATGAAAAAAATTCTCGTCATTGACGATGATATAAGTACTCATGATGTAATAACCCACTTTTTGAGTGATGGACATTTTCAGATTACTTCTACTACCAATCCTGCTGAAGCCTTACAATTAGCACGTCAAATTAAACCAGATGTCATTATTTTAGACGTTGTTATGCCCAAAATTGATGGTTGGTCTGTTTTAAGTCAACTAAAAGCTGATCCTGATTTAGCTTCTATTCCCGTGGTAATGGCAACTTTTCTCAGCGATCGAAGTATGGGCTATACATTAGGGGCTACGGATTATTTAACAAAACCGTTAAATCAAAATCAATTGAAAAATATTTTAGGAAAATACAACTCATTATCTGAGAAAACAATCATGATAGTAGATGACGATGAAACAACTCGAAAAATGATGCGCCGATTATTAGAAAAAGAAGGTTGGCAAGTCGTGGAAGCTCAAGACGGAGAAGATGGATTAAACAAAATTAAAATTAATATTCCTAAATTAATCTTATTAGATTTAATGATGCCCAAAATAGACGGATTTCAATTTGTTAGTCTTTTACGGCAAAATCCTGATTGGGCAAAAATTCCTGTTATAATTATTAGCGCTAAAGATATTAGTGAAAAAGAACGACAACAATTAAATTCTTATGTAGAAGATATTATTAAAAAAGGTGCTTACGATCGTCAATCTTTACTGAAAGAAATTCATCATTTAATTGAACAAGCGACCTCATAA
- a CDS encoding IS5 family transposase, with translation MKLERIKKLKPEKFKRRFGVKKETYNLLVEIVKKEQNNHKRGRKSKLTVSEQILVTLEYLREYRTYFHISEYWNISESTVCRTVHKIEKILLKSGYFSLGGKKELIKKENEIKAVLIDVTEIAIERPKKRQKIYYSGKKKEHTFKAQLVVNKDTLEIICYVNGRGREHDFKIFKNSRLPLSEKIKCLVDKGYQGIEKIHKLSEIPKKKTKKRKLTQEEKRKNRELNRQRIVIEHVNRKLKIFRILSEKYRNKRKRFGLRFNLIAGIYNYEIVKKDIAII, from the coding sequence ATGAAACTTGAGAGAATAAAAAAATTAAAGCCAGAAAAGTTTAAAAGGAGATTTGGAGTAAAAAAAGAAACCTATAATCTTTTAGTAGAAATAGTCAAAAAAGAACAAAACAATCACAAAAGAGGAAGGAAAAGCAAATTAACAGTGTCCGAGCAGATTTTAGTAACCTTGGAATATTTGAGAGAATATCGAACTTATTTTCACATATCAGAGTACTGGAATATCTCAGAATCAACGGTTTGTAGAACAGTTCATAAAATTGAAAAAATCTTGCTCAAATCAGGTTATTTTTCCCTAGGTGGTAAAAAAGAATTGATAAAAAAAGAGAATGAAATTAAGGCAGTATTAATAGATGTTACTGAAATAGCAATCGAAAGACCAAAAAAAAGACAAAAAATTTACTATAGTGGCAAAAAGAAGGAACATACATTTAAAGCACAATTAGTAGTTAATAAAGATACCTTGGAAATAATTTGTTATGTAAATGGACGAGGAAGAGAACATGATTTTAAAATTTTTAAAAACAGTAGATTACCATTAAGTGAAAAAATAAAGTGTTTAGTAGACAAAGGTTATCAAGGTATAGAAAAAATTCATAAATTAAGCGAAATACCAAAAAAGAAAACAAAAAAAAGAAAGTTAACCCAAGAAGAAAAAAGAAAAAATAGAGAGTTAAATCGACAAAGAATCGTAATTGAACATGTAAATAGAAAACTTAAAATATTTAGAATACTATCAGAAAAATATAGAAATAAAAGAAAAAGATTTGGGTTAAGATTCAACTTAATTGCGGGAATTTATAACTATGAAATAGTGAAAAAAGACATAGCTATTATTTAA
- a CDS encoding amino acid adenylation domain-containing protein has translation MSNINCIQDFFENIVQKIPYNIAILTENEQLTYQELHQKSNQLAHYLKGLEIEKKEEILVGICLERNANLIISLLGILKAGFAYVPLDPNYPQDRLDFMIKDSQLSILITQESLSKNLPNHSAIKVNLDQEQDNINRYSTTNITHTDNINSLAYIIYTSGSTGQPKGVEIEHRNTIAFINWAIDFFSLEQLKGVLASTSICFDLSIFEIFVPLSVGGKVILVDNILHLPESSHAQEVTLIDTVPSAIASICKINGIPSSVTTVNLAGEALSNKIVQEVYKFKQIKQVFNLYGPSEDTTFSTVALIPKGYDDIPPIGKPISQTEVLLLDENLQVVPEGELGEIYLTGAGIARGYRNREDLTAERFLPNPFTNDSSSKMYKTGDIAVYLPDGQLRFVGRNDQLVKIRGFRVELGEIEATLEKYPSISKAVVILYNFNEEDKRLIAYLTLRNQGKKDNIISAIQDYLIHKLPPHEIPFSFIILSEFPQTLNGKIDRRALPIPQEETLRKTSYSPPTNSIEIKLTQMWQKSLNLHYIGVNDDFFDLGGDSLKAIVLMDEINTYFNCHISINKFLENSTITCLAENIKAKSYVNLSKDELEFMRKDVILKSDIFPENKFNFKENKDNVFLTGSTGLLGIHLLSQLLINTSYKIYCLVREKKNIDTLKRIEKRLKNNHLWEEKWHDRIIPVIGDLAEPNLGLSIEKFKELAQKIDLIYHCGAWVNIVYPYSFLRRVNVKGTEEIIKLACHFKTKPIFYISTTDVFSSEKITFIKTDQKPDGHFLCGGYAKSKYVAEKLLIMSQSRGVPITIFRPSNIINFTKPNSSFSAEFIPRMLKGCLQLSLFPDIDAIVNLVSVDYISKTIVYLSQQESSLNNSFNLVNPNPIKWSTLLHWMKKNNSNIEIISYQKWYEKLQEIIRSKVDNELTPFLTLLKSENFLQRSLGSFEFQEDKTLQNLFKIISCPCIEEKLLKAYFADYLTQPLIKNNGYRIH, from the coding sequence ATGAGCAACATTAATTGCATTCAAGATTTTTTTGAAAATATAGTCCAAAAAATTCCTTATAACATCGCTATTCTTACAGAAAATGAACAATTAACCTATCAGGAGTTACATCAAAAATCAAATCAGTTAGCTCATTATTTGAAAGGTTTAGAAATAGAAAAAAAAGAAGAAATTTTGGTCGGTATTTGCTTGGAAAGAAATGCTAATTTAATTATCTCACTTTTGGGAATTTTAAAGGCAGGGTTTGCCTACGTTCCTCTTGATCCTAACTATCCTCAAGATAGATTAGATTTCATGATTAAAGATTCTCAATTATCTATTTTAATCACTCAAGAATCTTTATCTAAAAATTTACCAAATCATTCCGCTATTAAAGTTAATTTAGATCAAGAACAAGATAATATTAATCGATATTCTACAACAAATATAACCCATACTGATAATATTAATAGCCTCGCTTATATTATTTACACTTCTGGCTCGACAGGACAACCAAAAGGAGTAGAAATTGAACATCGTAACACGATCGCATTTATTAATTGGGCGATCGATTTTTTCAGTTTAGAACAATTAAAAGGGGTTTTAGCTTCTACTTCTATTTGTTTTGATTTATCAATATTTGAGATTTTTGTACCGTTGAGTGTCGGCGGTAAAGTCATTTTAGTTGATAATATTTTACACCTCCCAGAATCCTCTCATGCTCAAGAAGTTACTCTCATTGATACTGTACCTAGTGCGATCGCATCTATTTGTAAAATTAATGGAATTCCCTCGTCAGTCACCACTGTAAATCTTGCTGGAGAAGCATTATCAAATAAAATAGTACAAGAAGTTTATAAGTTTAAACAGATTAAACAAGTATTTAACCTTTATGGCCCTTCCGAGGATACCACATTTTCCACCGTTGCTCTAATTCCCAAAGGTTATGACGATATTCCTCCTATTGGTAAACCTATCAGTCAAACGGAAGTATTATTATTAGACGAAAATTTACAAGTTGTACCTGAAGGAGAATTAGGAGAAATATATTTAACAGGTGCTGGTATCGCGAGGGGATACCGTAATCGAGAAGATTTGACTGCCGAGAGATTTTTACCTAATCCTTTCACTAATGATTCTAGTTCCAAAATGTACAAAACAGGTGATATAGCAGTATATTTACCGGATGGACAATTAAGATTTGTCGGGAGAAATGATCAATTAGTAAAAATTAGGGGTTTTCGAGTCGAATTAGGAGAGATTGAAGCGACTTTAGAAAAATATCCAAGTATTAGTAAAGCTGTTGTTATTTTATATAACTTTAATGAAGAAGATAAACGATTAATTGCTTATTTAACTCTTAGGAATCAGGGCAAAAAAGACAATATTATTTCTGCTATACAAGATTATTTAATCCATAAATTACCACCTCATGAAATTCCCTTTTCTTTTATTATTCTCTCAGAATTTCCTCAAACTCTGAATGGTAAAATCGATCGACGTGCCTTACCCATACCTCAAGAAGAAACATTAAGAAAAACATCTTATTCACCTCCGACAAACTCCATAGAAATTAAATTAACTCAAATGTGGCAAAAGTCATTAAATTTGCATTATATCGGCGTAAATGATGACTTTTTTGATCTCGGTGGTGATTCTTTAAAGGCGATCGTCCTTATGGATGAAATTAATACTTATTTTAATTGCCATATTTCGATCAATAAATTTTTAGAAAATTCAACTATTACTTGTTTAGCTGAAAATATTAAAGCAAAAAGTTATGTTAATTTATCCAAAGATGAATTAGAATTTATGAGGAAAGATGTAATTTTAAAATCAGATATTTTTCCAGAAAATAAATTTAATTTTAAAGAAAATAAAGATAATGTATTTTTAACAGGATCAACAGGTTTATTAGGAATACATTTATTATCTCAACTTTTAATAAATACCTCTTATAAAATTTATTGTTTGGTAAGAGAGAAAAAAAATATTGATACTTTAAAAAGAATTGAAAAAAGGCTAAAAAATAATCATCTTTGGGAGGAAAAATGGCACGATCGTATTATTCCTGTTATCGGTGATTTAGCGGAACCCAATTTAGGATTATCCATAGAAAAATTTAAAGAATTAGCTCAAAAAATAGACTTGATTTATCATTGTGGAGCATGGGTTAATATTGTTTATCCTTATTCTTTTTTGCGACGTGTCAATGTAAAAGGCACAGAAGAAATTATAAAATTAGCTTGTCATTTTAAAACAAAACCTATTTTTTATATCTCCACAACGGATGTCTTTTCTTCAGAAAAAATTACGTTTATTAAAACAGATCAAAAACCCGATGGACACTTTTTATGTGGAGGTTATGCGAAAAGTAAATATGTAGCAGAAAAATTATTAATAATGTCTCAATCAAGAGGTGTTCCTATCACTATTTTTCGACCTAGTAATATAATAAATTTTACTAAACCGAATTCATCTTTTAGTGCTGAATTTATTCCCAGAATGTTGAAAGGTTGCTTACAATTATCTCTTTTTCCCGATATAGATGCCATCGTGAATCTTGTCTCTGTGGACTATATTAGTAAAACGATCGTGTATTTATCTCAACAAGAATCGTCTCTAAATAATAGTTTTAATTTGGTTAATCCGAATCCTATTAAGTGGAGTACCTTATTACACTGGATGAAGAAAAATAATAGTAATATAGAGATCATATCCTATCAAAAATGGTATGAAAAATTACAAGAAATTATTCGCTCTAAAGTAGATAATGAACTAACACCCTTTTTAACCTTGCTAAAATCTGAGAATTTCTTACAACGATCGTTAGGCTCATTTGAGTTTCAAGAAGATAAAACATTACAAAATCTATTTAAGATAATTTCTTGTCCTTGTATAGAAGAAAAATTATTAAAGGCTTATTTTGCGGACTATTTAACACAACCTCTAATTAAAAATAATGGATACAGAATACATTAA